In a single window of the Littorina saxatilis isolate snail1 linkage group LG3, US_GU_Lsax_2.0, whole genome shotgun sequence genome:
- the LOC138961319 gene encoding G-protein coupled receptor GRL101-like, with translation MARNGMVWCNGVNDCPGKEDEAECDTYTCPGLYRCRGLVTTCVHPDHLCDGWPQCPQLDDERFCNITCPHNCSCLGHAFTCSGDFQVELFFDLRYLDVRGTGLLPERIGEKPMLIHLSMARCELKQVGNLRLPNLRSLDVSDNRITSFPASDLSGLTNLQNLSMARNPLTGMFTSNFSVISPVNEVLLQIDLSGVKFEELDVRSSLPFPRLRSLNLTNSGVTRVIGDGFRSMTSLAVLDLRGCPVTDFPRDIFEGLGNLRQAFADNFKLCCPATLPAGFNHENCRAPFNEVSSCDALLRSDFYRVFLSVLAALALISNLGCFCLRVFALTGRGKKSGFNVFVTHLCVSDFVMGVYLVMIGVADRMYLGSYLWEDTAWKNSAGCKVAGLLSLLSSEVSALLICLITLDRFLAIRFPFSRLRFSPFSAQVACLLTWLAGVVLVTVPLLPATSHWRFYSQTGICIPLPVTRNDFPGRHYAFGVMILLNLVVFLLIAVGQISVYTAMTGNSITSTDTGRRSRDLIVARRLLTVVVSDFLCWFPIGLLGVLSTSGVPIAGEVNVGMAILVLPLNSALNPFLYTLNMIQEKRRKAREEKLLKFIMERRKRELVEGAGGKDM, from the exons ATGGCACGcaatggtatggtatg GTGTAACGGAGTCAATGACTGCCCGGGGAAGGAGGACGAAGCAGAATGTGACACCTACACCTGTCCAggtctctaccgctgtcgtggTCTTGTGACCACCTGTGTGCATCCTGACCACCTGTGTGACGGCTGGCCGCAGTGTCCACAATTAGATGATGAACGATTCTGCAACATCACCTGTCCCCATAACTGCTCCTGCCTGGGCCACGCTTTCACCTGCAGCGGGGATTTCCAGGTGGAACTGTTCTTTGATCTCCGTTACCTGGATGTCCGTGGCACTGGGTTGTTACCTGAACGTATCGGCGAGAAACCTATGCTGATTCATCTCAGTATGGCCAGGTGTGAGTTGAAGCAGGTGGGGAACTTGAGGTTGCCCAACTTGCGCAGTTTAGATGTGAGTGACAATCGCATCACTTCTTTCCCAGCTTCTGATCTGAGCGGACTGACAAACCTGCAGAATCTGTCAATGGCTAGAAATCCTCTAACGGGAATGTTCACCAGTAACTTTTCTGTGATTTCTCCCGTGAACGAAGTCCTCCTGCAGATCGATTTGTCTGGTGTGAAATTTGAAGAGCTGGATGTGCGTAGCTCTCTGCCTTTTCCCAGGCTTCGCAGCCTCAACCTGACCAATAGCGGCGTGACACGTGTCATCGGTGACGGCTTCCGGTCGATGACGTCACTCGCCGTCCTTGACCTTCGAGGATGTCCTGTGACAGACTTTCCGAGAGACATATTCGAGGGTCTGGGAAATTTGAGGCAGGCGTTTGCTGACAACTTCAAACTGTGCTGCCCTGCCACGCTGCCTGCGGGTTTCAACCATGAGAACTGTCGGGCACCTTTCAACGAGGTGTCTTCGTGCGATGCTTTGCTCCGCTCCGATTTCTAccgtgtctttctctctgtgctgGCTGCCCTAGCTCTCATCAGTAACCTGGGTTgtttctgtctgcgtgtcttcGCCCTGACAGGCCGAGGCAAAAAGAGCGGGTTCAACGTGTTTGTGACTCACCTGTGTGTGTCAGACTTCGTGATGGGCGTGTACCTGGTGATGATCGGCGTGGCGGACCGCATGTACCTGGGCAGCTACCTGTGGGAGGACACGGCGTGGAAGAACAGCGCGGGGTGCAAGGTGGCCGGCCTTCTGTCCCTGCTGTCCAGCGAGGTGTCGGCCCTTCTCATCTGCCTCATCACGCTGGACAGGTTCCTGGCGATCCGTTTCCCTTTCAGCCGGCTTCGCTTCTCTCCCTTCTCCGCTCAGGTGGCCTGCCTGCTCACCTGGCTGGCGGGTGTCGTCCTGGTGACCGTTCCCCTCCTGCCTGCCACCTCCCACTGGCGGTTCTACAGCCAGACAGGTATCTGCATCCCGCTGCCCGTCACCCGCAATGACTTCCCAGGCCGGCACTACGCCTTCGGGGTGATGATCCTCCTCAACCTCGTGGTGTTCCTGCTGATCGCTGTTGGCCAGATCTCCGTCTACACGGCCATGACCGGAAACTCCATCACCTCCACGGACACGGGCCGGAGGTCCAGGGATCTGATCGTGGCCCGACGACTCCTCACCGTGGTGGTGTCGGACTTCCTCTGCTGGTTCCCCATCGGTCTGCTGGGCGTGCTGTCGACTAGCGGCGTGCCCATTGCCGGCGAGGTCAACGTTGGCATGGCCATCCTGGTGCTGCCGCTCAACTCGGCGCTCAACCCCTTCCTCTACACGCTCAACATGATCCAGGAGAAGAGGCGGAAAGCCAGGGAGGAGAAGCTGCTGAAGTTCATCATGGAGCGCAGGAAGAGGGAGCTGGTGGAGGGGGCGGGAGGGAAGGACATGTAA
- the LOC138961320 gene encoding zinc finger protein 771-like — translation MDSLSFETLDSIHEISHEVVVEAGGDQEEVEKVHPVKPLASTSMSQEVGDEEQQEEVLPGQPLATSTPTKKSHLCNTCGKMYARKWALVEHERPYHKIGGGSRYTCPYCDKEFMAKYSFGSHINGHEE, via the coding sequence ATGGACAGTCTTTCATTTGAGACTCTCGACAGCATTCATGAAATCAGTCATGAAGTGGTGGTGGAAGCCGGTGGGGATCAGGAGGAAGTAGAAAAAGTCCACCCAGTGAAACCCTTGGCGTCAACCTCTATGTCCCAGGAGGTCGGTGATGAGGAGCAGCAAGAGGAGGTACTACCAGGACAACCATTGGCCACTTCCACCCCCACAAAAAAATCACATCTGTGCAACACCTGCGGCAAGATGTATGCCAGAAAGTGGGCCCTGGTAGAACATGAGCGTCCTTATCACAAGATTGGCGGTGGCTCGAGGTACACATGCCCGTATTGTGACAAGGAGTTCATGGCCAAGTACTCCTTTGGATCGCATATCAATGGGCACGAGGAATAG
- the LOC138963240 gene encoding alpha-crystallin B chain-like: MSLTPYLRGFWEDPWEGKNHPSRIYDQHFGTVVPDDIFLRPAFGPLQRRAPLQTGLSEVVNNDKEFRVSVDVQHFKPEELEIKTKGNRVFIHAKHEDRPDEHGFIMREFTRQYVLPKDVDPATVTSTLCKDGVLVLKAPKKALEAPKENKILIKREK, encoded by the exons atgtctctcacaccatacCTCCGTGGCTTTTGGGAAGACCCTTGGGAGGGGAAAAACCATCCGTCTCGTATCTACGACCAGCATTTTGGCACTGTTGTGCCAGACGATATTTTTTTACGACCAGCGTTTGGACCTCTGCAGCGGCGCGCACCTCTCCAGACAGGTTTGTCAGAG gtggtCAACAATGACAAAGAGTTTAGAGTGAGCGTTGATGTCCAGCACTTCAAACCAGAAGAACTTGAGATCAAGACAAAGGGCAACCGTGTTTTTATCCATGCCAAGCATGAGGACAGACCTGATGAACATGGCTTTATCATGAGGGAATTCACTCGTCAATACGTCCTTCCAAAG GATGTTGACCCAGCTACAGTGACATCGACTTTGTGCAAAGACGGTGTGCTGGTTCTGAAAGCCCCGAAGAAGGCGCTTGAGGCTCCGAAGGAGAACAAGATCCTGATCAAACGTGAGAAGTGA